In a genomic window of Quercus lobata isolate SW786 chromosome 4, ValleyOak3.0 Primary Assembly, whole genome shotgun sequence:
- the LOC115984895 gene encoding uncharacterized protein LOC115984895 has product MDFEKVILVVTLCLLLASSYRASGTRILSDLEDLALESQLKSINKLPIKSIQTEFGHIVDCIDINKQPSFDHPLLKDHKIQRIPNFLREKPKTRDLSKARPSMIGLAKGACPSGTVPICRTTKEDLLASKLLLNNIHPQATSSLNGSYSAFLQMEDKYYTGIEANITVYNPQVKEGQTYAQVYVQNGVNEDYFNLIATGWMVGPAIYNDGGSHFFAVYTDLNYNWWLSFRNKVVGYYPAELLFNLNKPQGIGWGGVAVGPPNGYIPPMESGSFPDGNPLHSSFTNIKYRNQLNTTLVPQSPHYQLIIDNPKCYDLKYDGYKNEELGFTFQIGGPGGPCPD; this is encoded by the exons atggattttgaaaaagtcatCCTAGTTGTGACTTTGTGCTTGCTTTTGGCTAGCAGTTATAGAGCGAGTGGAACACGAATTTTATCTGATCTGGAGGATTTAGCCTTGGAAAGTCAACTCAAGAGCATCAACAAACTTCCTATTAAGAGCATTCAG ACGGAGTTTGGGCATATTGTTGATTGTATTGATATCAACAAGCAACCGAGCTTTGACCATCCTTTATTGAAAGATCATAAGATCCAG AGAATACCTAATTTTTTACGAGAAAAACCAAAGACTAGAGATCTCTCTAAGGCTAGACCCTCAATGATTGGCTTAGCAAAAGGTGCTTGTCCGTCAGGAACTGTTCCAATTTGCAGGACAACAAAAGAGGACCTCCTTGCATCCAAGCTGTTGTTAAATAATATTCATCCGCAAGCAACATCATCTTTAAATGGTTCCTAT AGTGCATTTCTTCAAATGGAAGATAAATATTATACTGGAATAGAAGCAAACATCACCGTATATAATCCTCAAGTTAAGGAGGGACAAACATATGCCCAAGTATATGTACAGAATGGTGTTAATGaagattattttaatttaatcgCGACAGGATGGATG GTGGGTCCTGCTATATACAATGATGGGGGTTCTCATTTTTTTGCAGTTTACACA GACTTAAATTACAATTGGTGGTTATCATTTAGAAATAAGGTTGTGGGATATTATCCAGCTGaacttctttttaatttgaacaaGCCTCAAGGCATTGGATGGGGAGGGGTTGCGGTTGGCCCCCCCAATGGATATATACCACCTATGGAATCTGGATCATTTCCTGATGGTAATCCTCTACATAGTTCTTTTACAAATATCAAATATAGAAATCAACTAAACACGACCCTTGTACCTCAATCACCCCATTACCAACTCATCATTGACAACCCCAAGTGTTATGACTTGAAATATGATGGATATAAAAATGAGGAGCTGGGATTCACCTTTCAAATTGGGGGCCCTGGTGGACCATGTCCCGattaa